The following DNA comes from Leptolyngbyaceae cyanobacterium.
AGGTTACACCCTTTTAAAACCAAAGCAATGAAGCGAGATAATCAGATTGAGCAAAATAGCGATTCCATAAAAGGAGTCCAAAAGATTCGCACCCTGATTGAGGGATTTGATGATATCAGTCATGGGGGTCTGCCAGTCGGCAGAACTACCCTAGTCAGCGGTACTTCTGGTACCGGGAAAACCTTGTTAGCAATTCAGTTTCTTTACCACGGCATCATTCACTTTGATGAAGCTGGAGTGTTTGTTACTTTTGAAGAATCGCCCAATGATATTATCAAAAACGCCTGTAGCTTTGGTTGGAATTTACAAAAATTAGTCGAGGAAGGCAAGCTATTTATTCTCGACGCTTCTCCCGATCCCGAAGGACAGGATGTAGTTGGTAGTTTCGATCTTTCTGCGTTAATCGAGCGCCTGCAATATGCGATTCGTAAATATAAGGCTAAAAGGGTTTCGATTGACTCGGTAACGGCAGTATTTCAACAATACGATGCTGCTTCGGTGGTACGAAGAGAAATTTTTCGTTTAGTCGCTCGCCTCAAACAAGTAGGCGTTACGACGATCATGACTACCGAAAGGGAACAAGAATATGGCCCAGTAGCGCGTTTTGGGGTAGAAGAATTTGTTTCCGATAACGTGATTATCGTCCGCAACGTTTTGGAAGGAGAACGGCGTCGCCGCACGATGGAAATCCTCAAATTAAGAGGAACAACTCACATGAAAGGAGAGTATCCTTTTACGATTACGAATGATGGCATTAATATTTTCCCGCTGGGAGCAATGCGACTAACTCAACGTTCTTCTAATGTCAGGGTGTCTTCAGGAGTGAAAACTCTTGATGAAATGTGTGGGGGTGGTTTTTTCAAAGATTCGATTATTTTAGCAACAGGTGCAACGGGTACTGGCAAGACGCTTTTAGTGAGCAAATTTTTGCAAGATGCTTGTATGAGAGGCGACAGAGCAATGTTATTTGCTTATGAAGAATCTCGCGCTCAACTATCACGCAATGCTTATTCTTGGGGTATTGATTTTGAGGATTTAGAACAGAAGAATTTGTTGAAAATTATTTGTGCTTATCCAGAGTCGGCTGGTTTGGAAGATCACTTACAGATTATTAAGTCTGAAATCGCTTATTTCAAACCTTCTCGAATTGCGATCGATTCTCTTTCGGCTTTGGCTAGAGGTGTGAGCAATAACGCTTTTCGTCAGTTCGTGATCGGGGTAACTGGATTTGCCAAACAAGAAGAAATTACGGGATTTTTTACTAACACTACAGATCAGTTTATGGGTTCTCATTCGATTACAGATTCCCATATTTCTACGATTACAGACACGATTATAATGCTGCAATATGTAGAAATTCGCGGCGAAATGTCCCGTGCTATTAACGTATTTAAAATGCGTGGTTCCTGGCACGATAAAGGCATCCGCGAATATACAATCAGTGAAAAAGGCCCTGAAATTAAAGATTCTTTCCGCAACTTTGAACGAATTATCAGCGGTTCTCCGAGCCGGATTAGCGTTGATGAAAAAACCGAACTTTCCCGGATTGTTAAGGGAGTACAAGGGAAGGTTAGTGATGAGTAAATTGAGTTAGTTATTTGTCATTTGTCATTTGTTGTGAAAAATGACTGGGGAAGCGATCGCAATCCTCAAAAATATCCAAAATGCGATCGCGTTTTCTTATTCCGGCCAAAATTGGCGATCGTTCTTACTAACCAAGTTAGAAACGGCACAAACACATAAACCAAAACAAAAGCGATCGCATCATTCATCATTCAAAAGTATGCGATCGAAACAAAAAAACGAGCACGGAGGGATTTGAACCCCCGACACCCAGGACCGGAACCTGGTGCTCTATCCACTGAGCTACGTGCCCTCAACTTTCTGATTATAGCATTTTATTTGGTTTGTTGTCATGATTTCAATGGCAATTTTGGGGGAGAGGGAGGACGGAAGTCCTCACTACTAACCCGATCGTGATGGGGCAGAGTTTCACCTTACGTGAAAAGTTGGGCGATCGATCGGGGGACGGGTAGGATAATTAGCAGCAGTAAGCCCAAAGCCATTAAGCCCAACAAATCCCGTCGATCGTTCAATTCAGTCACGTCATTCAAAGCAGGTTCGTTGTAAATCGGGATCAAGAACAGAAAAATCGCCCAAAACAAAAAAGCAGGCGGAATCAAAGTTACGCCAGTAATCCAAGGCATCAGCGAAACTGCTAGAAGTAAGAAACGGGCCACTTGGCCGATCGTCGCCGCTTGTCGCTGACCGAAAATAGCATGAACGATGCGACCGCCATCTAGTTGTCCCACTGGCATTAAAGTCAAGGCAGTGATGATTAAACCGATGTAACCCGCGATGGCGACAGGATGAAGCGAGATCGCGCTGTTAGCGGTGAATTGGCTACCCAAAGCCAACTTGCTGAGTAAAGTTAGTAATAATGAAAAAGAAGGATTAAGAGCTTCAAAGTTTAATACCCATGACTTTTCAGGTATGGGTACGATCTTAGAATTCGCTAAACCCCAAATTAGCAAAGGGATTGTTACCACCAAACCCGCAAGTGGCCCAGCAATTGCCACATCAAATAACGCTTTGCGATTGGGGGCGAGACTACGCACTTGACTAAAGGCGCCCAGAGTACCCAAAAAATCGGGGAAGGGAATAAAATAAGGCAAACTCACTCGCAATTTGTAGCGCCGCGCCACCAGGTAACGCACCATTTCACGAACGCCTAATATGGTTATCAAAGCTAAGGAATAAGGCAAACCTACAGGGTCGGGTTTAAAGATTGGCAAAGAACTAACGCCAGCCAGTTTTGCACCGATGATAGTGGTAGTATATAGGGTTGCTACCAAAAGACCCAAGGCTAAAAGCGGTCGAGTTAATGGCTCGGAGTAGCGCCGATCGTTAGATTGAGCTTGGGGATTGGGAACTAAGGCGAAGAAAGGATTGCCGTTGAAACCGTCTTGAAAAATAATCAGGAAGCGATCGCCAAATTTTGCTTCAATATTTTCCCGGATCGTTTTGTAAGCTACTTCTGGTTTACTTCGCAGGTGTCCCCGACAAATCACCGCTTGGGGGCGAAACTCCAAATTTTGCAGGTAATACACTCCCCAAGGAAAACATTCTCGCAGTGAAGATTCCTCCGCTTTATTCAGAGGACGTACTTTGGCAGAATGATTATTCTGGCTACCGATCTCTGGTGAAGCGGACGGTTCGGAAGTTTGACCCTCTGGCGGTTTAACTTCCACGCGCCCTCGCTGAATCAGCCAGGAGTATAAAAATAAGGTGATTCCGAATATGCCAATCATCAGTATCAAAGGCATGGGCTGATTTCTGCCATACACCAAAATCCACGCCGTCCAGACTAATGGCGGTATCATCATCACCAACCACAAAAGCCAGACTGAAGTTCTCGTAATACCGACTACAGTAAGCTTCACAATGAAGTAAGTAGCCAGTCCCAGTAGTAGTAATAGTAAAAAGAAATTCATGTTATGCCCAAACAACCACGGGCTGTCTTGGACACTATTTTTGCCTTTCCACCCAATCGAGATACGTTGGGAGCAACAGCCTATCTTATTGTAGAAAATCAAACCAATATTCTGGTTGATTGTCCGGCTTGGGACGAGGAAAATCAAGAATTTTTAAAAGAACGAGGTGGAATATCTTGCCTATTTATTACCCACCGAGGTGGAATTGGAAAAGTTAAAGAGATTCAGCAGTATTTCGGTTGCGCGGTGTTGATTCAGGAACAGGAAGCTTACCTGTTGCCGAAAATAGATGTTACTAGTTTTGGTAAAGAATACGAACTGACTCCCCAAATCCAAGCTATTTGGACTCCCGGACATTCTCCCGGTTCATCTTGTCTTTATTACAGTAGGGAAGGAGGGGTGTTGTTTTCCGGACGCCACCTGATCCCGGATCGACAAGGTTTACCCGTACCTCTGCGGACATCGAAAACTTTTCATTGGTGGAGGCAAATTAATAGCGTGAAGTTATTGCGGGAACGCTTTTCACCGGAAACGCTGAATTTGATTTGTCCGGGTGCGAATACTGGTTTTTTGCGGGGGAAAAAAGCGATCGAACAAGCGTATAAAGCTTTAGCACAACTGGATTTAGATGCTTTGCGAGAAGAAAAACCTGTATTGATATGAAAAGGAGTCAGAATTCAGAATTCAGGAGTTAGAATACTCCATACACCCGAAGTCAGGGGTAGAATCATTCTGAATAGGAGACTCCTGACTAGGAAAAATTATTTTTCGGTAATTGGTAGTGGGTAATAGGAAACGGAAAAGAATCCTACTACCCACAACAAGTAAAAGTTAAAAGTTAAAAGGTAAAAAATCCCAGAAAGATTAACTCAATATTTCTGTTGACTTTTGACTTTTTGTAATACACCCTGATTTTCCCTCAAGCACGAACAATACCGTTAGTGTTAGTGCTTTGGAAACTTAATCCTTGCAACAATGGCGCTTTATCCGTCAATTCCCAAGGAAGTAGCGGCATATCTAGTCTGCCTACATGACCGTAAGCAGCTAGTTTTTTATAAAAACCACCTTTGACCACTGCTGGCAAATATCGCAAATTGAATTGTTTGATAATTCCGGCAATTCGGAAGTCAAAATTTCTCTCTACTAAAGCACGAATTTCTTCATCGGGAATTTTACCAGTACCGAAAGTTTCGATTTGAATGCTGACAGGTCGAGAAAGTCCGATCGAATAACTTAATTGCACTTCGCATTCATCCGCCAAACCTGCTGCAACCACGTTTTTAGCGGCATAACGGGCGGCATAAGCCCCCACGCGATCGATCCGCGTGGGGTCTTTTCCACTCAATGCAGCACCGCTATGGCGGGAATATTCGCCATAGGTATCGATCGCGTTTTTCCTGCCAGTTAAACCAGAGTGGGCGGATGGCCCACCAATTACAAACGGGTTATCAAAGTCGATAAAGATTCTGGTCTTTTCATCCGGTTTAATTGGTTCATCGCGAAAGACAAAATCGATCGCGTTTTCTTTGATATCATCTTGTAATCTTTTGAGTTCTATCTCATTAGATATAGCAGGTTTATTCTGACTGGCGATGATCGTAATGCTGTGAATGCGGTGAGGTTTGCGATCGCGATATTCTACTCCAACCTGAGTCTTCCCATCGGGAGCGAGATAAGGCAATATTTTTTCTATTTTCACCTCCGTTAATCGCCTTGCCAATTGATGAGCTAACCAGATTGGCATCGGCATCAAAACTGGCGTTTGATTGCAAGCAAAACCAAACACGGTTACCTGATCTTTAACCGGAATTTCCTCGATTTCAAGCTCCGATAATTTTCTTTCATCTAGATAACGATTTCCACTGGGAGGTAATTCTTTCAAACTCGTCACGATGCTACAAGTTTTACCGTTAAAATCAGCTTGGTCATACCCGGCTTGCTTAATTGTCTGTCTGGCAATTTTTGGGAAATCCACAATAGCATCAGACTCAAATCGAGCAGCAATAAATAGAATTGCCGTCGAAACCGCACATTCCGTAATTACTCTCGAAAAGGGGTCTCTTCTGAGAAAATGATCTACGATCGCATCGCTAATTTGATCGCAAAGTTTATCAGGATGACCTTCCGTTACTGATTCCGATGTAAACATGAAGTCTTTTTTCATACTTCCTCTTTTTAAGTCGTAATTTCAATTTCGACTAACTGAGCATTTTCATAATGATTGTTGTGATTTTCCTCCTCAACATTTTCATTGTTGACATTATCCGCTACTTCCATTGCCAACTTAGTTGCTTCATTCACCAACAATGGCATCAAAGCGCTCGATCCAATTACCGCCACATCAGCCAAATTAATCGGAGCCATTTGCAGGAGATTTCGCAACCCAGGTACGGTAGCTGCCATAATTTGCAGGGCAAAAGACCCGCCCAAAGCAATATTTAAGTATTGGTTTTGTGGCAGTTGTTTCTGACTGAAAATGCTATGTTTTTCCGATCGACAACTGAGGGCGTGTAACAACTGCGCCATTGTTAAACTCATGAAACCAATAGTGCTAGCTTGTGGGCCTATACCATATCGAGAAATCGCATATCCGTAAGCACCTAAAGCGCTGGCAGAAATAGTAGCCGACTCGAAGAAAATTCTTTGGAAATCTTCTGTTCTGATAATAGGTTCGTCAGGACTTCTGGGCGGTTGACTCAGCACGTCTGGCTCTGGAGGCTCCATTGCTAGGGCAAGTCCGGGGAATATATCTGTTACCAAATTCAGCCACAGCAGTTGCATCGCATTCATCGGGTGACCGATTCCGGCGGCAGTTGCTGTTAGCATCACCATGATTTCGCTGATGTTAGTTGACAACAAAAAATGCACGGATTTTCTGATGTTGTTATAAATTGTCCGCCCGTGACTGACGGCAATAATCATGGTTTCCAAGTTGTCATTTTCTAGGACAACATCGGCAACTTCTCGCGCTACGTCGGTGCCGGTATGCCCCATCGCCACGCCCACATCTGCTGCTTTCAAAGCTGGTGCATCGTTGACGCCATCTCCTGTCATGGCAACTACTTTACCTGCACTTTGTAAAGCTTGGACGATTTGCAATTTGTTGGCGGGACTGATGCGAGCAAATACGTGAACGCGATCGCTCAACCCCCTCATAACTTCTGGTTCGATATTGGTAAGATGGGTAGAATCTAAAATCTCTAATTGTTCGCCTTTGCTGAGATTTAATTCTTTACCAATGGCGTAAGCGGTAGGACTTTGATCGCCAGTAATCATCACCGTATCGATACCAGCTTGATGGAATTGACCCATCAATTCTTTGACGCCTTTTCTAATCGGATCTGCCATACCAACTAAACCCAACCAGATCAGGTCTTCTTTGTCTTCAATATTTTCTGGATGGTCGATTAGATAAGCTGCGCCTAATACCCGCAAGGCATTTCCTGCCATACGTTCGTTTTCGATTTCAATTTCTAATCTTTCGGTTTCCGTAAGAGGAATTTTTTGCCCGTATTTGATCTGCCAGCCGCACATTGAGAGAACTTCGGTTGGGCTACCTTTGACGGCAATTAGTTTTTGATTTTCGGGAGTGGCGTGTAGCGTAGTCATGTAATTACGCTCTTCCGAACGGTGTTGAATTTGCAGCACCGGATATTTCGATCGCAAATCTCTGACATCTACGCCAGTTGCGATCGCTAAATCGATCAAAGCATTTTCTGTAGAAGAACCCGTCACTACATATTCGTCATTTTTCCGGATTACTTCGCTTTCATTACACAGCGCTAAAACGTGAACCAGCTTTAAGAGTTCGTCGTTTTCGTAAGGATTAACAATTTCATCTTTGGCAAGTAACTTACCATCAGCAACTTTCAGTTTTTGGTTATCGCCATAGAGTTCGACTACCGTCATTTTATTAGCAGTAATCGTTCCCGTTTTATCCATACAAATAGTTTGAATAGAACCGAGAGTTTCTACCGCATCCAAACGACGGATCAGCACGTTATGCTGTCTCATGTTGGCGATCCCCAACGCCAAGGTAGTGGTAGCAACGGTGGGCAAACCTTCGGGAACTGCTGCTACAGCGAGAGAAATGGAGGTTTTCAGCATTTCCAACCAACCGTATCCTCGCCACAGTCCGATCCCGAACACGAGGGCGCACACCGCACCAGATACCACCACCAACTGCGTACCTGCTTGGTCGAGTTGCTTCTGCATTGGGGTTTCTGGGATTTCCGCTTCTCCCACTAAGGTTTGGATCTTGCCCATTTCGGTGTATTTTCCGGTTGCTATCACCACGGCAAGTCCTTGTCCGCCCGTTACTAGGGTTCCCATGTAGACCATGTTGATGCGATCGCCTAAAGGAACTTCTTCCGCATTTAGACGTTCAACCGTTTTCGGTACGGGCATACTTTCCCCGGTCAAAGCAGACTCATCCACGCTGAGACGATTTGCTTCCAACAATCTGGCGTCTGCGGCGATGTAAGTGCCGGGTCTGAGAACGAGGATATCTCCTAAAACAATTTCTGGCGCGTTGACTTCTCGGATATTTCCTTCTCGAATGACTACAGCAGTTGGTCTGACTAAAGTTTTCAGAGAATTGATAATTTTATCTGACTGACTTTCGGTGGCATATCCGATGACGGCGTTGATGACGACAACTCCCATAATCACTGCCGCATCTACTACTCCGCCAGTCGCCACCGAACAAGCTGCCGCCACTGCTAACAGCGCAACTGGCAGGGATTTAAACTGATCGATAAAAATGCTCAGTCCGGAACGAGGAACTGCTTCGGGGAGAACGTTTGCCCCGTATTTATTCAGTTTTTCTTTGGCAGAGTCGTTAGATAATCCTGCGGTTTTTGAGGATTGAAATTCTGCGATCGCAAACTCTGCTTCGATCGAATGCCAGGGTTTAATTTGTTGTGCTTGGGCAGAAGCCGTTAAATTGTTTAATTCTTGCTTGCTTAAACCACCATTATTTTCTTTTGCTTTCTCCCAATTAAAAAAAGCCATATTATTTGACTTTTCTTTATTTGGTAAAACTTTGGTTTCTGCCTTAGTTTGATATCTTTTAGCTCTTTTTATGTATTCTGCTACCAATTTATTAATTAAATTGGCAATCTCAATCGGAGTTTGTTCTGGATAATAAATTACCAGTACGTTTCCCGTTGATGTGTTAGCTAAAACTTGCCGAATCCCTTTGGCATTTAATAGTCTAAATTCCAGGTGAGTTTTCAGGGCTTCCGAATGATAAAGCCCATCCACTTTATAGCGCGTGCGACCCTTGACAACCGCATTAATTTCTTGCACCACGGACATTACGCTTTCCTTGGTGCCATTTTGGTAATTGCTCATTTTTCCATCTCACTCACTGCCACAGTGAGCGGTGCTTGCTGTTTTTTATTTTAGGACTGCTGTAATTTGTAGGCGATCGCTGTAATAAAATAATACAAATTTTAGTAAAAGTATAGTTAAATATTACAAGACAAAGCAAAATAGTTAAGTTTTTTACGGAACTTGGTTTTATCAGTTATCAGTTTATTCAAAAAGTTTAATTTTTCTACTATCACTATAGCAATCCTAAATGAATTGCGAACAACTAGACCCCTCCCAACCCTCCCCTTCGTAAGGGGAGGGCTAGGGTTTAGTTCATTACTCAAATAGGATTGCTATATAGGGCTTGATAACAGATTTCGCCATCACAAGACTCCAACCTAAAACTCCTTAACCTTCTTGTAAAATAGTTGCCGGTAAATCGCTACATTCTTCTTGTACTATGCTGGCAAACATTCCCGATGCTTCATTTACTGTTAATTCAAAACGTTGAATAACTTCATTTAGCTTAAAATCGCTATAAGCCATTTCTTTTATTTAAAATCTGCTTGGAGTTCAAACCGATTTACGCGCTTGTTAAGAGAGTTTTCAGTCTCAAAACCCCACTCCCAGGTTTAACCTGGGAGCGAGAAATTAATTCGATTAGTAGTTTTCAGTCCTTCTTTTCGATGATTTGCGCGATCGCGAATAAGCAGATTTAGATGTTTCCCCAGTTCGGTTCTTTTTGGTGGGTTGTCTTTGCACTTCTTCATCATCATCATTTCCGATGCGGCTACTAATATCAACGAATTCATCATGACGTAAACAAGGATAGTCGCTTACCCACAAATCCAATTCCGGGAGATAAATATCCGATACTTTAGCAATACGGGATAAATCGGCTCGATTTGACATCACTAGCATCTCGGCAATTTCTCCCGGTGCGATCGCTTGGTGGGCGCGTTTTAAAGGTACTTGCAATTGAGTAGTAAAACCAGTTTCATCCCCGACTTCTAAATTCAGTCGTCTTTCCCGATTTTCGACAATTACTAACTCACCGCGTTTATTAACGGTTTGTTCTTTGCCAATTATCTCTTCAGTGACATACAAATCGATTACTTCACCGCGCCAAAAACCGCTGTATTTGTAACGGCGGCATTCAAAATTACGCAAGCTAGCCCAGAAAACTGGCCCCCACAACCAATAAAGACCGCTGAAAATCGCAATTAAGATAATAAATGGAACGAAATTATCGCCGACTACTAGCCTGATTAAATAGAGTATTAAAACACTAACAAAAGAAATTAACAACCTAATTAAAAAATCAGAAAGATTACCCCAAGCGTATTTATATTGGGAAGCAGTAGCAATTAATGGGATTAGTTGTTCAAACTTTTGGCGGGTGAGAGGCACTAGCATATGGATTTTAGATTTTTGATTTTAGATTCAATTGCGATCGAGTGAGGGGATGGGGGATGGGGAGGTGGGGAAAATTTTTGAATTTTTATCCTTCATCCTTTATACTTCACCCTTCATCCTTCCCCGATCACTCACAATATCTTTTCTAAACCATATACCAGAGATTTGAGTTGAGTTACCTTGCGAATTGCCAGTAAAACACCTGGCATATAGCAAGCGCGATCGCTAGTATCGTGGCGGAGGGTATAAACTTGACCTGCCGCACCGAAAATCACTTCCTGGTGAGCGATCAACCCCGGTAAGCGAACGCTGTGAATGCGAATATTTTCCTCAGCTAAAGCACCTCTAGCGCCCGTTAGCTTTTCCGTTTCCTCCACAGACGGGGGATTGAAAGTTTTACCCATTTCCCCTAGCATCTGGGCAGTTTGTACGGCTGTTCCGCTAGGTGCGTCAGCTTTTTGATTGTGGTGAAGTTCGATGATTTCTACGTGATCGAAGTATTTCGAGGCAGCCAGGGCAGCTTGTTGCAGCAACACCATACCTATAGAAAAATTAGGGATAATCAGACAACCCGTACTAGCTTTTTCCGCAAACTCACCTAATTCTTCGATTTGTTGTGGGCTGAGTCCTGTCGTTCCCACTACCGGACGGACTCCGTAGGCAATGGCAGACCGAATCGAGTCGTAAACTGTTTTGGGGTGGGTGAAATCTACCATTACCCCTAACACTTTTTCCTGCGCTGCCATTGCTAAAGTCGGTTCAAACTGATCGGTGATCGGAACCTCTAAAGGGCCACATCCCGCTACTTCCCCCGCATCTTGATTTAACAATTGGGGATTTTTATCGATCGCGCCTAACAAAGTCAGATCCGGTGCTGCTGCTACAGCTTTGATTACCTCGCGGCCCATTTTACCCGCAGCACCGTTCACGACAACTGGAATGGGAGATTGATTCGCCATGTTTATAAAACACCCTTGGATCGGACAAGCGAATTTTACTTTAACTCAGACCGTGACCGGAAAAAGTGCGATCGCCCATTCACAAATCGATTACAGATCTTCCGGACTACCATCGGAGTCGTCTTCTGATGGCGGTTGAAAGGGGTTTTCACCGATCGCGAGTTGCTTTTTCGTGCGTTTTAGTTGTTTCCAAAGCTTTTTAATTTGCTTGTAAGCATCTTCTGGCGGTAACTTACCACCAGTTTCTAAAGCGCAAATGAAATTTACTTTTTGAGCGAATTCTTGCAAATTCGCATTAAAAACCATATTTTCAGGTTTTACTTGTCCGTAGTAGCGGCTACGGGGATAGAGGAAATCGGAACGATTTTTCATGGCTTCCTCCAGGGTGTTATCTACCGATTATCAAACATTCTTCTTTTATAACTACATTTTTTTAGAAGTAGTATCCGCCAATACTCCTATTTTGAATATTGGTATAAGCTAATACTCAAAAAGGATGAAGTATCAAGGATGAAGGATGAAGTTAAATTCAAAATGAGAGAATAAATTTTCTTCGATCAATCCCCTCTTTTTTCCCTTACCGCCTCACTCCATCTAGGCAGCTTACCAACCCCAGGTTCCCGCTCCACCTTTGAATGGCCCTACAATATCTTTAGTGATCCAGCCACCATAAAAATCACCGGGTTGGGGTTGCACCTTCTCATCATCAACGTAGCAAGCTTCCATCAAACTGGCATAAAAAGCTACGTAATCTTTCATAGAAGCAAAGGCTGGGGTAGGCTCTGGATAAAACCAAGCAGCAAATGGTGCTTTTCGATCTCCCACGGCGAGAGTATAGTAACCCGCTAGCCCTTTCCACTCGCAAAAAGAGGAACGTTTTTCCCGCACTAAATATTCCATTTTGATATCAGTAGGCGGAATATAGTAGACCGGTGGGTGAGAAGTTTCTAAAACCCTTTTAGCTTTGTGGGTATCGGCAATAGTGACACCGTTAAAAACTATTTTGATGTGCTTGGGAGAATCTTCTAAGCGTGGCGGACGTGGGTAGTCCCAAACGGATTCTTGTCCTGGCCCGGGTTCGATGCGTTGGCGATCCATTGCGATTTTAGATTGGTAATTTTAGATTTTAAAGCCTTAATTTTAGCGCATTTTCTGCAATTAAGCCTTAGACTTTTTGCAAAACGCGA
Coding sequences within:
- a CDS encoding MBL fold metallo-hydrolase, giving the protein MPKQPRAVLDTIFAFPPNRDTLGATAYLIVENQTNILVDCPAWDEENQEFLKERGGISCLFITHRGGIGKVKEIQQYFGCAVLIQEQEAYLLPKIDVTSFGKEYELTPQIQAIWTPGHSPGSSCLYYSREGGVLFSGRHLIPDRQGLPVPLRTSKTFHWWRQINSVKLLRERFSPETLNLICPGANTGFLRGKKAIEQAYKALAQLDLDALREEKPVLI
- the metK gene encoding methionine adenosyltransferase, with protein sequence MKKDFMFTSESVTEGHPDKLCDQISDAIVDHFLRRDPFSRVITECAVSTAILFIAARFESDAIVDFPKIARQTIKQAGYDQADFNGKTCSIVTSLKELPPSGNRYLDERKLSELEIEEIPVKDQVTVFGFACNQTPVLMPMPIWLAHQLARRLTEVKIEKILPYLAPDGKTQVGVEYRDRKPHRIHSITIIASQNKPAISNEIELKRLQDDIKENAIDFVFRDEPIKPDEKTRIFIDFDNPFVIGGPSAHSGLTGRKNAIDTYGEYSRHSGAALSGKDPTRIDRVGAYAARYAAKNVVAAGLADECEVQLSYSIGLSRPVSIQIETFGTGKIPDEEIRALVERNFDFRIAGIIKQFNLRYLPAVVKGGFYKKLAAYGHVGRLDMPLLPWELTDKAPLLQGLSFQSTNTNGIVRA
- a CDS encoding site-2 protease family protein gives rise to the protein MNFFLLLLLLGLATYFIVKLTVVGITRTSVWLLWLVMMIPPLVWTAWILVYGRNQPMPLILMIGIFGITLFLYSWLIQRGRVEVKPPEGQTSEPSASPEIGSQNNHSAKVRPLNKAEESSLRECFPWGVYYLQNLEFRPQAVICRGHLRSKPEVAYKTIRENIEAKFGDRFLIIFQDGFNGNPFFALVPNPQAQSNDRRYSEPLTRPLLALGLLVATLYTTTIIGAKLAGVSSLPIFKPDPVGLPYSLALITILGVREMVRYLVARRYKLRVSLPYFIPFPDFLGTLGAFSQVRSLAPNRKALFDVAIAGPLAGLVVTIPLLIWGLANSKIVPIPEKSWVLNFEALNPSFSLLLTLLSKLALGSQFTANSAISLHPVAIAGYIGLIITALTLMPVGQLDGGRIVHAIFGQRQAATIGQVARFLLLAVSLMPWITGVTLIPPAFLFWAIFLFLIPIYNEPALNDVTELNDRRDLLGLMALGLLLLIILPVPRSIAQLFT
- the kaiC gene encoding circadian clock protein KaiC; translation: MKRDNQIEQNSDSIKGVQKIRTLIEGFDDISHGGLPVGRTTLVSGTSGTGKTLLAIQFLYHGIIHFDEAGVFVTFEESPNDIIKNACSFGWNLQKLVEEGKLFILDASPDPEGQDVVGSFDLSALIERLQYAIRKYKAKRVSIDSVTAVFQQYDAASVVRREIFRLVARLKQVGVTTIMTTEREQEYGPVARFGVEEFVSDNVIIVRNVLEGERRRRTMEILKLRGTTHMKGEYPFTITNDGINIFPLGAMRLTQRSSNVRVSSGVKTLDEMCGGGFFKDSIILATGATGTGKTLLVSKFLQDACMRGDRAMLFAYEESRAQLSRNAYSWGIDFEDLEQKNLLKIICAYPESAGLEDHLQIIKSEIAYFKPSRIAIDSLSALARGVSNNAFRQFVIGVTGFAKQEEITGFFTNTTDQFMGSHSITDSHISTITDTIIMLQYVEIRGEMSRAINVFKMRGSWHDKGIREYTISEKGPEIKDSFRNFERIISGSPSRISVDEKTELSRIVKGVQGKVSDE
- the dapB gene encoding 4-hydroxy-tetrahydrodipicolinate reductase, encoding MANQSPIPVVVNGAAGKMGREVIKAVAAAPDLTLLGAIDKNPQLLNQDAGEVAGCGPLEVPITDQFEPTLAMAAQEKVLGVMVDFTHPKTVYDSIRSAIAYGVRPVVGTTGLSPQQIEELGEFAEKASTGCLIIPNFSIGMVLLQQAALAASKYFDHVEIIELHHNQKADAPSGTAVQTAQMLGEMGKTFNPPSVEETEKLTGARGALAEENIRIHSVRLPGLIAHQEVIFGAAGQVYTLRHDTSDRACYMPGVLLAIRKVTQLKSLVYGLEKIL
- a CDS encoding HAD-IC family P-type ATPase produces the protein MSNYQNGTKESVMSVVQEINAVVKGRTRYKVDGLYHSEALKTHLEFRLLNAKGIRQVLANTSTGNVLVIYYPEQTPIEIANLINKLVAEYIKRAKRYQTKAETKVLPNKEKSNNMAFFNWEKAKENNGGLSKQELNNLTASAQAQQIKPWHSIEAEFAIAEFQSSKTAGLSNDSAKEKLNKYGANVLPEAVPRSGLSIFIDQFKSLPVALLAVAAACSVATGGVVDAAVIMGVVVINAVIGYATESQSDKIINSLKTLVRPTAVVIREGNIREVNAPEIVLGDILVLRPGTYIAADARLLEANRLSVDESALTGESMPVPKTVERLNAEEVPLGDRINMVYMGTLVTGGQGLAVVIATGKYTEMGKIQTLVGEAEIPETPMQKQLDQAGTQLVVVSGAVCALVFGIGLWRGYGWLEMLKTSISLAVAAVPEGLPTVATTTLALGIANMRQHNVLIRRLDAVETLGSIQTICMDKTGTITANKMTVVELYGDNQKLKVADGKLLAKDEIVNPYENDELLKLVHVLALCNESEVIRKNDEYVVTGSSTENALIDLAIATGVDVRDLRSKYPVLQIQHRSEERNYMTTLHATPENQKLIAVKGSPTEVLSMCGWQIKYGQKIPLTETERLEIEIENERMAGNALRVLGAAYLIDHPENIEDKEDLIWLGLVGMADPIRKGVKELMGQFHQAGIDTVMITGDQSPTAYAIGKELNLSKGEQLEILDSTHLTNIEPEVMRGLSDRVHVFARISPANKLQIVQALQSAGKVVAMTGDGVNDAPALKAADVGVAMGHTGTDVAREVADVVLENDNLETMIIAVSHGRTIYNNIRKSVHFLLSTNISEIMVMLTATAAGIGHPMNAMQLLWLNLVTDIFPGLALAMEPPEPDVLSQPPRSPDEPIIRTEDFQRIFFESATISASALGAYGYAISRYGIGPQASTIGFMSLTMAQLLHALSCRSEKHSIFSQKQLPQNQYLNIALGGSFALQIMAATVPGLRNLLQMAPINLADVAVIGSSALMPLLVNEATKLAMEVADNVNNENVEEENHNNHYENAQLVEIEITT
- a CDS encoding phosphate ABC transporter permease, producing the protein MLVPLTRQKFEQLIPLIATASQYKYAWGNLSDFLIRLLISFVSVLILYLIRLVVGDNFVPFIILIAIFSGLYWLWGPVFWASLRNFECRRYKYSGFWRGEVIDLYVTEEIIGKEQTVNKRGELVIVENRERRLNLEVGDETGFTTQLQVPLKRAHQAIAPGEIAEMLVMSNRADLSRIAKVSDIYLPELDLWVSDYPCLRHDEFVDISSRIGNDDDEEVQRQPTKKNRTGETSKSAYSRSRKSSKRRTENY